Proteins encoded together in one Rhizobacter sp. J219 window:
- the xdhB gene encoding xanthine dehydrogenase molybdopterin binding subunit, whose translation MNKPLDSFLQPPSEAEALREGHRVGISRPHESAHLHVAGEAAYIDDLPELAGTLHAALGLSPVAHGKLTGLDLQALRAMPGVVDVLTAADMPGGNDCGPIVHDDPILADGELRYLGQPVFAVIATSRDAARRAAGQATSVLTVEALPPVVSHREAHALGQYVLPPMHLVRGDAQAAIAAAPHRLHGTFDVGGQEQFYLEGQISYAIPKEDDGMLVHCSTQHPSEMQHVVAHVLKLQAHHVQVECRRMGGGFGGKESQSALFACVAAVAARRLKRPVKLRPDRDDDFLITGRRHCFWYEYEVGYDDEGRVLGAEITMVSRAGHSADLSGPVMTRALCHFDNAYWLPDVAMHGYSAKTHTQSNTAFRGFGGPQGAIAIENILDTIARTLGKDPLDVRMLNYYGPGDGDERVTTPYGQKVEDNILQALTAQLEVTSDYRARRLAVAEFNATSPLLKRGIAFTPVKFGISFNVAHFNQAGALVHVYNDGSILVNHGGTEMGQGLNTKVAQVVAHELGVAFERVRVTATDTQKVVNTSATAASTGSDLNGKAAQDAARQIRERLAAFAAEQAGVKVSDVRFANDTVFIGRKGAKPPHEVPFCELVTQAYLARVQLWSDGHYATPGLHWNRETMQGKPFFYFAYGAAVSEVLVDTLTGEWKLLRADLLHDVGRSLNPAVDIGQVEGAFIQGMGWLTTEELVWHPADGSPKAGLLATHAPSTYKIPTANDCPPVLKIKLFEGANPADTIHRSKAVGEPPLLLPFSVFFAIRDAVSSVGGHRVDPPLTAPATSEAILRAIEAVRAG comes from the coding sequence ATGAACAAGCCGCTCGACAGCTTCCTGCAGCCGCCCTCGGAGGCCGAGGCCTTGCGCGAAGGCCACCGCGTGGGCATCAGCCGTCCGCACGAGTCGGCCCATCTGCATGTGGCGGGCGAGGCCGCTTATATCGACGACCTGCCCGAGCTGGCCGGCACGCTGCACGCCGCGCTCGGGCTGTCGCCCGTCGCCCACGGCAAGCTGACCGGCCTCGACCTGCAAGCGCTGCGCGCGATGCCCGGCGTGGTGGACGTGCTGACCGCGGCCGACATGCCCGGCGGCAACGACTGCGGCCCGATCGTGCACGACGACCCCATCCTCGCCGACGGTGAATTGCGTTACCTCGGCCAGCCCGTCTTCGCGGTGATCGCGACCAGCCGCGATGCGGCGCGGCGCGCGGCCGGCCAGGCGACGAGCGTGCTGACGGTGGAGGCGCTGCCGCCGGTGGTCTCGCACCGGGAGGCCCACGCGCTCGGTCAGTACGTGCTGCCGCCGATGCACCTGGTGCGTGGTGATGCGCAGGCCGCCATCGCGGCGGCACCGCATCGCTTGCACGGCACGTTCGACGTCGGTGGGCAGGAGCAGTTCTACCTCGAAGGCCAGATCAGCTACGCCATCCCGAAGGAAGACGACGGCATGCTGGTGCACTGCTCCACCCAGCACCCGAGCGAGATGCAGCACGTGGTGGCGCATGTGCTCAAGCTGCAGGCGCACCACGTGCAGGTGGAATGCCGGCGCATGGGCGGCGGCTTCGGCGGCAAGGAATCGCAGTCGGCGCTTTTTGCCTGCGTGGCCGCGGTGGCGGCGCGCCGGCTCAAGCGGCCGGTGAAGCTGCGACCCGACCGCGACGACGACTTCCTCATCACCGGCCGGCGCCACTGCTTCTGGTACGAGTACGAGGTGGGCTACGACGACGAGGGCCGCGTGCTGGGGGCCGAGATCACGATGGTCTCGCGCGCCGGCCATTCGGCCGACCTGTCGGGCCCGGTGATGACGCGGGCGCTCTGCCACTTCGACAACGCCTACTGGCTGCCCGACGTGGCGATGCACGGCTACTCGGCCAAGACCCACACGCAGTCGAACACCGCCTTCCGTGGCTTCGGTGGGCCGCAGGGCGCGATCGCGATCGAGAACATCCTCGACACCATCGCGCGCACCCTCGGCAAGGACCCGCTCGACGTGCGCATGCTCAACTACTACGGTCCGGGCGACGGTGACGAGCGGGTGACGACCCCCTACGGCCAGAAGGTCGAAGACAACATCCTGCAGGCGCTGACGGCGCAGCTCGAAGTGACGAGCGACTACCGTGCGCGCCGCCTGGCGGTGGCCGAGTTCAACGCGACAAGCCCGCTGCTCAAGCGCGGCATCGCGTTCACGCCGGTGAAGTTCGGCATCTCGTTCAACGTGGCGCATTTCAACCAGGCGGGGGCGCTGGTGCACGTCTACAACGACGGCTCCATCCTCGTGAACCACGGCGGCACCGAGATGGGCCAGGGCCTCAACACCAAGGTGGCGCAGGTGGTGGCACACGAGCTGGGCGTGGCGTTCGAGCGCGTGCGGGTGACGGCGACCGACACGCAGAAGGTCGTCAACACCTCGGCCACGGCGGCCTCGACCGGCAGCGACCTCAACGGCAAGGCCGCGCAGGACGCGGCGCGCCAGATCCGCGAGCGGCTGGCGGCGTTTGCGGCCGAGCAGGCGGGGGTGAAGGTGAGTGATGTTCGCTTCGCTAACGACACCGTCTTCATCGGCAGGAAGGGTGCGAAGCCCCCACACGAAGTGCCGTTCTGCGAACTCGTGACGCAGGCCTACCTCGCGCGGGTGCAGCTGTGGTCCGACGGCCACTACGCCACGCCGGGCCTGCACTGGAACCGCGAGACCATGCAGGGCAAGCCCTTCTTCTATTTCGCCTACGGCGCCGCCGTGAGCGAGGTGCTGGTGGACACGCTCACCGGCGAGTGGAAGCTGCTGCGCGCCGACCTGCTGCACGACGTGGGCCGCTCGCTGAACCCGGCGGTCGACATCGGCCAGGTCGAAGGCGCGTTCATCCAGGGCATGGGCTGGCTCACCACCGAAGAGCTGGTGTGGCACCCCGCCGATGGCTCACCGAAAGCCGGGCTGCTGGCCACGCATGCGCCCAGCACCTACAAGATCCCCACCGCGAACGACTGCCCGCCGGTGCTCAAGATCAAGCTCTTCGAAGGCGCGAACCCGGCCGACACCATCCACCGCAGCAAGGCGGTGGGCGAGCCGCCGCTGCTGCTGCCGTTCTCGGTGTTCTTCGCGATCCGTGATGCGGTCTCGTCCGTGGGCGGGCACCGGGTCGACCCGCCGTTGACGGCGCCGGCGACGAGCGAGGCCATCCTGCGGGCGATCGAGGCGGTGCGGGCCGGCTGA
- the xdhC gene encoding xanthine dehydrogenase accessory protein XdhC has translation MDALRDTALAWLGAGRAAVLVQVSEARGSVPRESGTRMLVARDEVSGTIGGGHLEWQAIARAREMLAADAPPQSIHYPLGPALGQCCGGAVTLAFERLQAAHLAAWPRELPRFHLQLYGAGHVGRAIARLLATLPVQVDWIDERDDAFPAALHDGPWPAHIRPVAVDAVEAEVRHAPAGACFLVLTHQHDLDLRITEAILRRNDFAFFGLIGSKTKKQRFVHRLEERGVPHAAIDRMVCPIGLPGIAGKEPEVIAVAVVAQLLRQSSSSR, from the coding sequence ATGGACGCGCTGCGCGACACCGCTCTGGCCTGGCTCGGCGCCGGCCGGGCCGCCGTGCTGGTGCAGGTGAGCGAGGCCCGCGGCTCGGTGCCGCGCGAGTCAGGCACGCGCATGCTGGTGGCCCGTGACGAGGTGAGCGGCACCATCGGCGGTGGGCATCTCGAATGGCAGGCCATCGCCCGCGCACGCGAGATGCTGGCGGCCGACGCGCCGCCGCAATCGATCCACTACCCCCTTGGCCCCGCGCTGGGCCAGTGCTGCGGAGGCGCGGTCACCCTGGCCTTCGAGCGGCTGCAGGCGGCCCACCTGGCGGCGTGGCCACGCGAGCTGCCGCGCTTTCATCTGCAGTTGTATGGCGCCGGCCACGTGGGCCGTGCCATCGCCCGGCTGCTCGCCACGCTGCCGGTGCAGGTGGACTGGATCGACGAGCGGGACGACGCCTTCCCCGCCGCGCTGCACGACGGCCCCTGGCCGGCGCACATCCGCCCGGTGGCCGTCGATGCGGTGGAGGCCGAAGTGCGACACGCACCGGCCGGTGCCTGCTTCCTCGTGCTGACCCACCAGCACGACCTGGACCTGCGCATCACCGAAGCCATCCTGCGCCGCAACGACTTTGCGTTCTTCGGCCTCATCGGCTCGAAGACCAAGAAGCAGCGTTTCGTGCACCGGCTCGAAGAACGCGGCGTGCCGCATGCCGCGATCGACCGCATGGTGTGCCCCATCGGCCTGCCGGGCATCGCCGGCAAGGAGCCGGAGGTGATCGCGGTGGCCGTGGTGGCGCAGTTGCTGCGCCAGTCGAGCAGCAGCCGTTAG
- a CDS encoding AraC family transcriptional regulator has product MSAPNTDTTPAAAPARQSQVYVYADGFMVSCDGMVAPRTERYTGTMLFAMRDEGIEVEVAGRQQRAQILLLKPFVPKSLNALAQPFISIGLNPTHPKYRAYTRLEDPGFVNLPRSLFPSLTDRLQALWAGYLDLTHARRVYDHAIDEITQMLPPLRPMDPRIERVTASLAENHRQPLEALADKACLSYYRMSHLFSNEMGLSLRQYVLSLKIHAAARCIGRGMSLTATAHEAGFTDSAHLSRVWTKAFGGPPTRFLNRKAFSIQPTNGASPALEEAA; this is encoded by the coding sequence ATGTCGGCTCCAAACACTGACACCACGCCAGCGGCGGCCCCGGCGCGCCAGTCGCAGGTCTACGTCTACGCCGATGGCTTCATGGTGTCGTGCGACGGCATGGTCGCGCCCCGCACCGAGCGCTACACCGGCACGATGCTGTTCGCCATGCGCGACGAAGGCATCGAGGTCGAGGTGGCCGGCCGCCAGCAGCGCGCGCAGATCCTGCTGCTCAAGCCCTTCGTGCCCAAGTCGCTCAACGCGCTGGCGCAACCCTTCATCAGCATCGGCTTGAACCCGACCCACCCCAAGTACCGCGCCTACACACGGCTCGAAGACCCGGGCTTCGTCAACCTGCCACGCAGCCTCTTCCCGTCGCTCACCGACCGGCTGCAGGCCTTGTGGGCCGGTTACCTCGACCTGACCCACGCGCGCCGGGTGTACGACCACGCCATCGACGAGATCACGCAGATGCTGCCGCCGCTGCGCCCGATGGACCCGCGCATCGAGCGGGTGACCGCCTCGCTGGCCGAGAACCACCGCCAGCCGCTCGAAGCGCTCGCCGACAAGGCCTGCCTCTCGTACTACCGCATGTCGCACCTCTTCTCCAACGAGATGGGGCTGTCGCTGCGCCAGTACGTGCTGTCGTTGAAGATCCACGCGGCCGCGCGCTGCATCGGCCGGGGCATGAGCCTGACGGCCACTGCACACGAAGCCGGCTTCACCGATTCGGCCCATCTGTCGCGCGTCTGGACAAAAGCCTTCGGCGGCCCGCCGACCCGCTTTCTCAACCGCAAGGCCTTCTCGATCCAGCCGACGAACGGCGCGTCACCGGCGCTGGAAGAAGCCGCCTAA
- the hemC gene encoding hydroxymethylbilane synthase, producing the protein MSHAAPAPLLIATRESRLALWQAEHVQSLLKQRFGLDVGLLGMTTRGDQILDRTLSKVGGKGLFVKELETALEEGRAHLAVHSLKDVPMELPDGFALAAVLEREDPRDALVSNNFASLAELPQGAKVGTSSLRRVVLLRSLRPDLQIEPLRGNLDTRLRKLDEGQYDAIVLAAAGLKRLGLAGRIRAVFDTSEMLPAAGQGALGIEVLADAGPLRAQLAELIHRPTWLSVHAERAVSRALGGSCSMPLAAHAVWQGDSLHLSAALGDGLDTARPLLRVAVQASVVDDNAASALGEEAAARLRALGADGYLAAP; encoded by the coding sequence ATGTCGCACGCCGCCCCCGCTCCGCTCCTGATCGCCACCCGTGAAAGCCGGCTTGCCCTGTGGCAGGCCGAGCATGTGCAGTCCCTGCTGAAGCAACGCTTCGGCCTTGACGTGGGACTGCTGGGCATGACGACGCGGGGCGACCAGATCCTCGACCGCACGCTCTCCAAGGTGGGCGGCAAGGGCCTCTTCGTGAAGGAACTGGAGACAGCGCTCGAAGAAGGCCGCGCGCACCTGGCGGTGCACTCGCTCAAAGACGTGCCGATGGAGCTGCCCGACGGTTTTGCGCTCGCCGCGGTGCTGGAGCGCGAAGACCCGCGCGATGCGCTGGTGTCGAACAACTTCGCCTCGCTCGCCGAGCTGCCGCAGGGCGCGAAGGTGGGCACTTCCAGCCTGCGCCGCGTGGTGCTGCTGCGTTCGCTGCGGCCCGACCTGCAGATCGAACCCCTGCGCGGCAACCTCGACACCCGTCTGCGCAAGCTCGACGAAGGCCAGTACGACGCAATCGTGCTGGCGGCGGCCGGCCTCAAACGCCTGGGGCTCGCGGGCCGCATCCGGGCCGTGTTCGACACGAGCGAGATGCTGCCGGCAGCCGGGCAGGGCGCGCTTGGCATCGAGGTGCTGGCCGATGCCGGCCCGCTGCGGGCGCAGCTCGCCGAGCTGATCCACCGGCCGACCTGGCTCTCGGTGCATGCCGAGCGTGCGGTCTCGCGTGCGCTCGGGGGCAGCTGCAGCATGCCGCTCGCCGCGCATGCGGTATGGCAGGGCGACTCGCTGCACCTGAGCGCCGCGCTCGGCGACGGGCTGGACACCGCACGCCCGCTGCTGCGGGTGGCGGTGCAGGCGTCGGTCGTCGACGACAACGCGGCCAGCGCCCTCGGCGAAGAAGCGGCGGCGCGCCTGCGCGCCCTCGGCGCCGACGGCTACCTCGCGGCGCCCTGA
- a CDS encoding uroporphyrinogen-III synthase, translating to MRVLVTRPAAQAGEWVRLLREAGLQAEALPLINIAPTADAPGLAQAWRSLGDMALVVFVSPNAATCFFDGKPAGAAWPDALVAASPGPGTTRVLRALGVSTVVEPAADSPQFDSEALWAQLAERDWQGRHVLVVRGASGRDWLADRLRERGAVLHFVAAYGRAVPALSTDEQALLADALAAPAKHVWLFSSSEAVTNLQTLAPGAGWASAVAIGTHPRIAQTARSLGFGRVLEARPSAEAVVACIQSIAP from the coding sequence ATGCGTGTGCTCGTCACCCGACCCGCGGCCCAAGCCGGCGAGTGGGTGCGGCTGCTTCGCGAGGCGGGCCTGCAGGCCGAGGCCTTGCCGCTGATCAACATTGCGCCCACCGCCGACGCGCCGGGGCTTGCGCAGGCCTGGCGCAGCTTGGGCGACATGGCGCTGGTGGTGTTCGTGAGCCCGAATGCGGCGACCTGCTTCTTTGATGGCAAGCCGGCGGGCGCGGCGTGGCCGGACGCGTTGGTGGCCGCGTCGCCCGGCCCCGGCACGACACGGGTGTTGCGGGCGCTGGGGGTGTCGACGGTGGTGGAGCCTGCCGCCGACTCGCCGCAGTTCGATTCCGAAGCTTTGTGGGCGCAGCTGGCAGAGCGTGATTGGCAGGGCCGACACGTGCTGGTGGTGCGCGGCGCGAGCGGCCGCGATTGGCTGGCCGACCGTCTGCGTGAGCGGGGAGCGGTGCTGCACTTCGTCGCGGCCTATGGGCGGGCGGTGCCCGCGCTGTCGACCGATGAGCAGGCGCTGCTGGCCGATGCGCTGGCTGCGCCCGCGAAGCATGTGTGGCTCTTCAGCAGCTCGGAAGCCGTCACCAATCTTCAAACCCTCGCTCCGGGGGCCGGGTGGGCGAGTGCCGTGGCCATCGGCACCCACCCGCGCATCGCGCAGACCGCGCGCAGCCTTGGCTTCGGGCGTGTGCTCGAAGCCCGTCCCAGCGCTGAGGCGGTGGTGGCCTGCATACAATCGATCGCACCGTGA
- a CDS encoding uroporphyrinogen-III C-methyltransferase, which translates to MNDVTQAPLPPAANEPLVPAAVPRRSRWLVALVVLLILVVAVSLGLAWSAQQRVRKLEQELVRRQQDSQTQSGEARLLAKRADETARESAAKVTLLEARLAEVAIQRTQLEDLIQSLSRSRDENVLVDIDAGLRVAQQQATITGSAEPLVAALKQADDRLARYAQPRLDGVRRAIARDIDRVKAVGVPDIAALSIKLDEAIRLVDELPLLSQAEQRKEVKPADGAAKPAARGASAPAASSGWTGAVSERWNGLVQQLWGETRTLVRVTRIDHPEAMLVAPEQAFFLRENLKLRLLNARLAVLSRQFDTVQTDVQSAQQALERYFDRSSRRTGVAGDLLKQVAAGARQVGLPRPDDTLAALAAATAGR; encoded by the coding sequence GTGAACGACGTCACACAAGCCCCCCTGCCGCCCGCGGCCAACGAGCCTCTCGTGCCCGCGGCCGTGCCACGCCGCAGCCGCTGGCTCGTCGCGCTGGTGGTCCTGCTGATTCTTGTCGTCGCAGTGAGCCTGGGTCTCGCGTGGTCGGCCCAGCAGCGGGTGCGCAAGCTCGAGCAGGAGCTGGTGCGTCGACAGCAGGACAGCCAGACCCAGTCGGGCGAAGCACGACTGCTCGCCAAGCGTGCCGACGAAACCGCACGTGAGAGCGCGGCCAAGGTGACGCTGCTCGAAGCGCGTCTTGCCGAAGTGGCGATCCAACGCACGCAACTCGAAGACCTGATCCAGTCGCTGTCGCGCTCGCGCGATGAAAACGTGCTGGTCGACATCGACGCCGGCCTGCGCGTCGCGCAGCAGCAGGCCACGATCACGGGCAGCGCCGAGCCGCTGGTGGCGGCGCTGAAGCAGGCCGACGACCGCCTCGCGCGCTATGCCCAACCGCGTCTCGACGGTGTGCGGCGCGCGATCGCCCGCGACATCGACCGGGTGAAGGCGGTCGGTGTGCCCGACATCGCGGCGCTGTCGATCAAGCTCGATGAAGCGATCCGGCTTGTCGACGAGCTGCCGCTGCTGTCGCAGGCCGAGCAGCGCAAGGAGGTCAAGCCGGCTGATGGCGCCGCCAAACCTGCGGCGCGCGGGGCCTCCGCCCCGGCGGCATCCTCCGGTTGGACCGGCGCCGTCTCCGAACGCTGGAACGGCCTGGTGCAGCAGCTGTGGGGCGAGACCCGCACCCTGGTGCGCGTGACCCGCATCGACCATCCGGAGGCCATGCTTGTGGCGCCGGAGCAGGCCTTCTTCCTGCGCGAAAACCTCAAGCTGCGCCTGCTCAATGCGCGCTTGGCCGTGCTCAGCCGCCAGTTCGACACCGTGCAGACCGACGTGCAGAGTGCCCAGCAGGCGCTTGAGCGCTACTTCGACCGCAGCTCACGCCGCACCGGTGTGGCCGGCGACCTGCTCAAGCAGGTCGCCGCCGGGGCGCGCCAGGTCGGCCTGCCGCGGCCCGACGACACGCTCGCGGCTCTGGCGGCCGCCACCGCAGGACGCTGA
- a CDS encoding heme biosynthesis HemY N-terminal domain-containing protein, which yields MRAVVWFILLFVVAVVAATTFGANDGLVSLYWGGWRMDVSMNLFILAMLATCLALVTVFQAVNALVGLPRKAHEWRVARRDRTAQAALRDALAQFFGGRYSRAQKAAQRALLIQAETPDLVQDNEFTVLGHLLAAGSAHKLQDRVRRDEELEKALELSSRSSAARSAEEGARLLAAEWALDDRDAARALSLLAVLPPGVARRTHALRLKLQACRLAQQPHEALKTARLLAKHQAFSKVAAQGLLRSLAFESLDGARDADQVRRTWFALDAADRRDPLVVARAAECMAAFNAQAEGRAWLRPFWDRLADFTEDERVALAEGLVACMDGLAPDWLARLEAAAQAHPREAAVAYAVGCALAERELWGKARLLLEQAAAAPGLGKAPRRRAWLMLAKLAEQQSDLERAASCYREAAGL from the coding sequence ATGCGCGCGGTCGTCTGGTTCATCCTGCTCTTTGTGGTCGCCGTCGTGGCGGCCACCACCTTCGGCGCCAACGATGGGCTGGTGTCGCTCTACTGGGGCGGCTGGCGCATGGATGTGTCGATGAACCTCTTCATCCTCGCCATGCTGGCCACCTGCCTCGCGCTCGTGACGGTCTTCCAGGCGGTGAACGCGCTCGTCGGGTTGCCGCGCAAGGCGCACGAGTGGCGCGTGGCACGTCGCGACCGCACGGCGCAGGCGGCACTGCGCGATGCATTGGCTCAGTTTTTCGGCGGCCGCTACAGCCGCGCGCAAAAGGCGGCGCAGCGCGCGCTGCTGATCCAGGCCGAAACCCCTGATCTCGTGCAAGACAACGAGTTCACCGTGCTCGGCCACCTGCTCGCCGCTGGCAGTGCCCACAAGCTGCAGGACCGCGTGCGGCGTGACGAAGAGCTGGAAAAGGCGCTCGAACTCAGCAGCCGCAGCAGCGCCGCCCGTTCTGCCGAAGAAGGCGCGCGTCTCCTGGCGGCCGAATGGGCGCTCGACGATCGTGATGCGGCCCGCGCACTCAGCCTCCTGGCGGTGCTGCCGCCCGGCGTGGCGCGCCGCACGCATGCCTTGCGCCTGAAGCTGCAGGCCTGCCGTCTCGCGCAGCAGCCGCACGAGGCGCTCAAGACGGCGCGTCTGCTCGCCAAGCACCAGGCCTTCTCCAAGGTGGCCGCCCAAGGCCTGCTGCGCTCGCTCGCATTCGAATCGCTTGACGGCGCGCGTGATGCCGACCAGGTGCGCCGCACCTGGTTTGCGCTCGATGCGGCCGACCGGCGCGACCCGCTCGTCGTCGCGCGGGCAGCGGAATGCATGGCGGCATTCAACGCACAGGCCGAGGGCCGCGCCTGGCTGCGCCCCTTCTGGGATCGCCTGGCCGATTTCACCGAGGACGAGCGTGTCGCTCTCGCAGAGGGTCTGGTGGCCTGCATGGATGGTCTGGCACCTGACTGGCTCGCCCGGCTCGAAGCGGCCGCTCAGGCCCATCCGCGTGAAGCGGCGGTCGCGTATGCGGTGGGATGCGCGCTCGCCGAACGTGAGCTGTGGGGCAAGGCGCGCTTGCTGCTGGAGCAAGCCGCTGCCGCGCCAGGTCTCGGCAAGGCCCCGCGTCGGCGCGCCTGGCTGATGCTGGCCAAGCTGGCCGAACAGCAATCGGACCTCGAGCGCGCCGCCTCCTGCTATCGCGAAGCGGCAGGTTTGTAG
- a CDS encoding SirB2 family protein encodes MDYSTVKLIHQSAVALSIAGFALRATASLAGARWVHERAAKTMPHVIDTVLLASALTLAAWLQLNPLTTPWLAAKIVALLAYIGFGMVALRPARPGPVRLMAVLAAFVALAYIVSVAITKNPLPGLTT; translated from the coding sequence ATGGACTACTCCACCGTCAAGCTCATTCACCAGAGCGCCGTCGCGCTCTCGATCGCCGGCTTTGCCCTGCGCGCCACAGCATCGCTCGCGGGCGCCCGATGGGTACACGAGCGCGCGGCGAAGACGATGCCGCATGTGATCGACACCGTGCTGCTCGCCAGCGCCCTGACGTTGGCCGCTTGGTTGCAGCTCAACCCGCTCACCACCCCGTGGCTCGCTGCGAAGATCGTGGCGCTGCTGGCCTACATCGGCTTCGGCATGGTGGCGCTGAGGCCGGCACGGCCAGGGCCGGTGCGGCTCATGGCGGTGCTGGCGGCCTTCGTGGCGCTCGCCTACATCGTCTCGGTGGCAATCACCAAAAATCCTCTCCCGGGTCTCACGACGTGA
- a CDS encoding NnrS family protein yields the protein MSSPVLLRLDEPPAPGPAPRGFALWALGFRPFYLLASSFSAVSIVLWSLQFTGWLPQPYLAAPLWHAHEMVFGFTLAVVVGFLFTAGRNWSGRPTPSGGVLMALAALWVAGRVLVLTPWGLLSAIVNAAFPFAAAVALAIPFWRSRNRRNYFFVGLLALMGLANLGLHLSQLGAIDLPGWLGLQLALDVVLFIMAVMGGRVIPMFTNNGVPNANAMRHPWVEKLALGSVLVLLVAGLQPLPAAVMASIAGFAAVAHGIRLALWQPWTTLRKPLVWVLHLGYAWIVLHLALRAAALLGEVPMSAAVHAQTVGAIGGLVIGMMTRTARGHTARPLKADRADTCAYVLVASAALVRVFMPMVWPAWALPALLLSAALWSAGFGVYAVRYWPVLSRPRLDGQPG from the coding sequence GTGAGCTCGCCTGTGCTGCTGCGACTTGACGAGCCGCCTGCTCCCGGACCCGCACCACGCGGCTTTGCGCTGTGGGCACTCGGGTTCCGGCCGTTCTACCTGCTGGCCAGCAGCTTCTCAGCCGTGTCGATCGTGTTGTGGTCGCTGCAATTCACCGGCTGGCTGCCACAGCCGTACCTCGCCGCGCCTCTGTGGCATGCGCATGAGATGGTGTTCGGGTTCACGCTGGCGGTGGTGGTGGGGTTCCTGTTCACCGCCGGGCGGAATTGGTCGGGGCGACCCACACCGAGCGGCGGCGTGCTGATGGCGCTCGCCGCCCTGTGGGTGGCCGGGCGCGTGCTGGTGCTGACACCGTGGGGTCTGCTGTCAGCCATCGTCAACGCGGCCTTTCCGTTTGCCGCAGCCGTGGCGCTGGCGATCCCGTTCTGGCGCTCGCGCAACCGGCGCAACTACTTCTTCGTCGGCCTGCTCGCATTGATGGGTCTGGCCAACCTCGGCCTGCACCTGTCGCAGCTGGGGGCGATCGATCTGCCCGGTTGGCTCGGCCTTCAGCTCGCACTCGACGTGGTGCTCTTCATCATGGCGGTGATGGGCGGGCGTGTGATCCCGATGTTCACCAACAACGGCGTGCCGAATGCCAACGCCATGCGGCACCCGTGGGTGGAGAAACTCGCGCTCGGCAGCGTCCTCGTGCTGCTCGTCGCGGGGCTGCAACCGCTGCCCGCTGCAGTGATGGCATCGATCGCCGGCTTCGCCGCAGTGGCGCACGGCATCCGTCTCGCGCTGTGGCAGCCGTGGACCACCCTGCGCAAGCCGCTGGTCTGGGTGCTGCACCTCGGCTACGCCTGGATCGTGCTGCACCTGGCGCTGCGGGCCGCGGCGTTGCTGGGTGAGGTGCCGATGTCGGCAGCCGTGCATGCGCAGACCGTCGGCGCTATCGGCGGGCTCGTGATCGGCATGATGACGCGCACGGCGCGCGGCCACACCGCAAGGCCCCTGAAGGCAGACCGTGCCGACACCTGCGCCTACGTGCTGGTGGCATCGGCCGCCCTGGTGCGCGTGTTCATGCCGATGGTCTGGCCGGCGTGGGCCCTCCCCGCGCTGTTGCTCTCGGCTGCATTGTGGTCTGCGGGCTTTGGTGTCTATGCAGTGCGTTACTGGCCGGTGCTGAGCCGGCCCCGGCTCGACGGCCAACCCGGCTGA
- a CDS encoding Rrf2 family transcriptional regulator, whose protein sequence is MKLTSFTDYSLRVLIYLAAQPGRRATVTEIAQSFDISEHHLTKVVHFLGKQGWLTTVRGKGGGLSLAQPPEQIIVGEVVRRTEGIDTPAECFGPTEHRCRIERLCHLRGVLQRAIDAFYSVLNSCSLADITHNRAELARVLFMPQDDAHHGEVTR, encoded by the coding sequence ATGAAACTCACCAGCTTCACCGACTACAGCCTGCGCGTGCTGATCTACCTCGCCGCCCAGCCGGGCCGTCGGGCCACCGTGACCGAGATCGCGCAAAGTTTCGACATCTCGGAGCACCATCTCACCAAGGTCGTGCACTTCCTCGGCAAGCAGGGCTGGCTGACCACCGTGCGTGGCAAAGGCGGCGGGCTCAGCCTCGCACAGCCCCCGGAGCAGATCATCGTCGGCGAGGTGGTGCGGCGCACCGAAGGCATCGACACCCCGGCCGAATGTTTCGGCCCCACGGAACATCGTTGCCGCATCGAGCGCCTGTGCCATCTGCGCGGCGTGCTGCAGCGGGCGATCGACGCCTTCTACAGCGTGCTCAATAGCTGCTCGCTGGCCGACATCACGCACAACCGCGCCGAGCTGGCACGCGTGCTGTTCATGCCGCAGGACGACGCACACCATGGCGAGGTGACGCGGTGA